One window from the genome of Pseudoliparis swirei isolate HS2019 ecotype Mariana Trench chromosome 24, NWPU_hadal_v1, whole genome shotgun sequence encodes:
- the asah1b gene encoding acid ceramidase, with protein MGLSYVIIAVALFSITSTQFIPPFTEDCRADMYPPSGPTFRGDVSWYTVDLDSPPSKRWTALITDKKTALVDMMQAIRDLANAFVPSGKLIELVDITLPFMVNSLPHPFGEEIRGISDVSGIPLGEVVLFNIFYEVFTVCTSVVAEDDKGNLLHGRNLDFGLFMGWDIKNKSWIMSEKLKPLVVNLDFKRNNQTVFKSTNFAGYVGMLTGIKPHMFSLTMNERFSLDGGYIGILEWILGKRDGMWMSFLTRSVLENAESYEDAKALLAQTKLLAPAYFILGGNQTGQGCIVTRSRVLSIDILEIDLKMGRWYVLETNYDHWKEPLFLDDRRTPAMMCMNRTTQANISLETMYDVLSTKPVLNKLTTYTTLMQVSEGKLESYIRNCPSPCMPW; from the exons ATGGGTCTCTCTTATGTTATCATTGCAGTGGCTTTATTTTCTATTACGTCGACACAGTTTATCCCACCG TTTACAGAAGACTGTCGGGCGGACATGTATCCACCATCGGGCCCCAC GTTCAGAGGAGATGTCAGTTGGTACACGGTGGACCTGGACTCGCCGCCCAGCAAGAGATGGACAGCTCTCATTACGGACAAGAAAACTGCT CTGGTCGACATGATGCAGGCCATCAGAGACTTGGCCAACGCTTTTGTTCCCAGTGGAAAGCTGATTGAGCTCGTTGACATTACACTG CCGTTTATGGTGAATTCACTCCCACACCCTTTTGGCGAAGAAATCAGAGGAATTTCGGACGTTTCAGGGATTCCtcttg GTGAAGTCGTCCTGTTCAACATCTTCTACGAGGTGTTCACCGTGTGCACGTCGGTTGTTGCAGAAGACGATAAGG GTAACCTACTCCATGGTAGAAATCTGGATTTTGGACTATTTATGGG CTGGGATATAAAAAACAAGTCTTGGATCATGAGTGAGAAGCTGAAGCCTCTGGTGGTGAACCTTGACTTCAAGAGAAATAACCAGACCGTCTTTAAGTCCACGAACTTTGCTGGATATGTCGGCATGCTGACTGGCATCAAGCCT CACATGTTCTCTCTGACCATGAACGAGCGCTTCAGCCTCGACGGCGGATACATCG GAATCCTGGAGTGGATCCTGGGGAAGAGAGATGGGATGTGGATGAGCTTCCTCACTCGCTCCGTTCTAGAAAATGCAGAAAG CTACGAGGACGCCAAAGCTCTCCTGGCTCAGACCAAGCTGCTGGCTCCAGCTTACTTCATCCTCGGAGGAAACCAGACCGGCCAGGGCTGCATCGTCACCAGGTCCCGAGTGCTCAGTATCGACATCTTGGA GATTGACCTGAAGATGGGCCGGTGGTACGTCCTGGAGACGAACTACGACCACTGGAAGGAGCCGTTGTTCCTGGACGATCGCAGAACTCCTGCCATGATGTGCATGAACCGGACCACGCAGGCG AACATCTCACTGGAGACGATGTACGATGTGCTGTCGACCAAACCCGTTCTCAACAAG TTGACGACGTACACCACGCTGATGCAGGTGTCGGAGGGGAAACTGGAGTCGTATATCCGCAACTGCCCAAGCCCCTGCATGCCCTGGTAA